The DNA segment AGTATGATAAGAGAGGGGAGCACAAAGGGATAAAGGGACTTTGGGCAATTGCTAAAAAACTTAAGATGGAAGCCTATAATATGGTAATTACACCACATAGATATATGAGAAGTTCATTTCTTACATGGCTTACAGGAGCACCTGTAAGAAGAGGATATGACAATGCAGCAGGGGCTTTTTTATACACAGAAAAAATTCATTATGATAAGAGCAAGCATGAAGTGGAAAAACTTCTTTCATTTATAAAGAAAGATCCTGAAAAGAGATATGAGATAGAGCTTTACCCTACTGAGTTTGAAAAGAAAAAAGTGGACAAACTTTTAGGAAATATAAAAGATGATATAGTGGTTATTGCTCCAGGAAGTAAATGGTTTACTAAAAGATGGCCTATTGAATACTTCAGAACTGTTATAGAAAAACTTGAAAAAGAGAATAACTGTACAGTTGTATTAGTAGGTGGAAGAGAGGAGAGACTTTTAAATATCCCTCTTGGTGAAAAATCTATTGACCTTCGTGGAATGACAACTCTTCTTGAACTTGCAGAGGTAATAAGAAGAGCTAAGGTGATAGTAACTAACGACTCATCACCAATTCATATTGCATCAGCTTTTCCTCATGTGAGAATAATAGCTATATTTGGCCCAACTGTTGAATCTTTGGGATTTTTCCCATGGTCAAAAAACAGTGAGGTATTACAGGTAGAGGGACTTGAGTGTAGACCTTGTACCCTTCATGGGGGACCATCTTGTCCTAGAAAGCATTTTAAATGTATGCTGGATATAAAACCTGAAACAGTAATTAAAAGAATAAATTGTGCTCTTAAAAAGGAAGAAGTATGAAGAGAATAAAGGATGGAAACAACTATCTTTACTTTGAAGATGAGATTGGAAAAAAACTTTATAAGGCCATTGAAAGTGGAGATTACAAAACTGTAAAGGTCTTTAAGGATGATCAGAGAAGTTATGTTGCATTAATTGAGATAGATGGAGAAAATTACGTATATAAAGAGCCAAGAGAGAAAAATAGAAGAGGTTGGCAGAGATTTCTATCTATATTCCGTGGAAGTGAAAGTAAACGTGAATTTCAGAATATAGAAAAAATAGGAAAGCTAGGATTTAATTCAGCTATTCCATATCTTGCTGTAGAGAGAAAAAAAGCAGGGATGAGTGTAGATTCATACTATATCTCATCATATATTGATGGACGTGATGGCAGTGTAGATGATATTGATATCATCTCAGAGGAACTTGGAAAAATACATAGCATGGGGTATCTCCATGGAGATTCTCATGTTGCAAATTTTATGATAAAAGATAAAAAAGTCTATATAATAGATACAAAATTTATGTATAATAAATATGGGGGCTTTGGAAAGGTTTTCGAGTATATATATCTAGAA comes from the Fusobacterium sp. DD2 genome and includes:
- a CDS encoding glycosyltransferase family 9 protein; translation: MRILIIHTAFIGDIVLSTPLIKKVRDAYPHAEITYLTTPVGASILRNNPHLNYIIEYDKRGEHKGIKGLWAIAKKLKMEAYNMVITPHRYMRSSFLTWLTGAPVRRGYDNAAGAFLYTEKIHYDKSKHEVEKLLSFIKKDPEKRYEIELYPTEFEKKKVDKLLGNIKDDIVVIAPGSKWFTKRWPIEYFRTVIEKLEKENNCTVVLVGGREERLLNIPLGEKSIDLRGMTTLLELAEVIRRAKVIVTNDSSPIHIASAFPHVRIIAIFGPTVESLGFFPWSKNSEVLQVEGLECRPCTLHGGPSCPRKHFKCMLDIKPETVIKRINCALKKEEV
- a CDS encoding lipopolysaccharide core heptose(II) kinase RfaY, whose amino-acid sequence is MKRIKDGNNYLYFEDEIGKKLYKAIESGDYKTVKVFKDDQRSYVALIEIDGENYVYKEPREKNRRGWQRFLSIFRGSESKREFQNIEKIGKLGFNSAIPYLAVERKKAGMSVDSYYISSYIDGRDGSVDDIDIISEELGKIHSMGYLHGDSHVANFMIKDKKVYIIDTKFMYNKYGGFGKVFEYIYLEESCRIPIPYDKTSIYYKGAMILKRYLLWLGDFKKRIRGKK